From the Aquitalea magnusonii genome, one window contains:
- a CDS encoding TerB family tellurite resistance protein yields the protein MRPYPINSPQAIARLLAMFMISDGNMDPRELDLLEDVNVYDLIKLPRKQFAQVLVEYCDDISDEAEQDGTIHLLDSDRIEAMLAEVTDPNKRILTCVLAMDISKSDGTISDPEIVLLRHMMKEWNISLEDLERQFVR from the coding sequence ATGCGTCCATATCCGATCAACAGCCCGCAGGCCATTGCCCGTTTACTGGCAATGTTCATGATTTCCGATGGCAATATGGATCCGCGCGAGCTGGACTTGCTAGAAGACGTCAACGTGTACGATCTGATCAAGCTGCCACGCAAACAGTTTGCTCAGGTGCTGGTGGAATACTGTGACGACATTTCTGACGAGGCAGAGCAGGATGGCACCATCCATCTGCTGGACAGCGACCGCATCGAAGCCATGCTGGCAGAAGTGACCGACCCGAACAAACGCATTCTGACCTGCGTTCTGGCCATGGACATCAGCAAGTCCGACGGCACCATCAGTGATCCGGAAATCGTCCTGCTACGTCACATGATGAAAGAATGGAACATCAGCCTGGAAGATCTGGAACGCCAGTTCGTGCGCTGA